GAAAATGTTTTGAATGTTCTAAAAAAGGGACTGCCTTATGAAAGTGAACTGAGATTTACAAGAACAAAAAGGGTATTTAATAATGAGAAGGTTGAAAGCCACAGTGCCATTATTCCAACGTATTTAGTCCCTAAATCATTGACTAAAGATGAAATGATTGTATATAATGCTGTGAAAAATAGGTTCTTAATGCAATTTATGCCTATAGCGGAATATGAAGAGACTACTCTAACCACAATTGTAAATAATGTAGAGGGAGAATTTTTATCAAAAGGAAGGGTTCAATTAGTCGAAGGTTGGAAAAAGGTTGAGGAAATAGAAACAAAAGAATCCACTCTTCCATTTGTAGAAATTAATGAAAATGTCACTGTCAAAAATCATGAAGTAACAGCAAATAAAACTAAACCACCTAAATATCATACAGAAAAGACTCTATTACGAGTTATGGAAACTTGTGGTAAGAAGTATGATGATAGCGATGATAATGAAATCATGAATTCTATTTTAAATGGATTTAGTATTGGTACACCAGCAACAAGAGCAGAGACCATAAAAAAACTAAAAGATGTAGGATATATTACTACCCACAAAAAATATCTACAATGTACAGAATTGGGGAAACAACTCGTTGAAATGTTTCCGGTAAAAGAACTATTTGACTTAGGGTTTACCGGAAAACTTGAAAAAACCCTTCATGACATAGAAAAAGGTAAGCTTCGTAAAGAGGAATTTTTGAATTTTATTTTTGATTTTACGAATCAGGCAGTTGTAAAGATAAAAGAAGATCAAGGTCCTTCTTTAAAAAAGATTCCTAACAAGAATACTTATGAGAATCTTGGGAGTTGTCCAAATTGTAAACACCCTGTCATCGAAGGTGAGAAAGGTTTTGGCTGCAGTAACTGGAAGAATGGTTGTAAATTTGTCATTTGGAAAAATGATAAATATTTAGCATCTATGAAAAAGAAACCAACTAAAACAATGGTTAAAAGTCTCTTGAAAAATGGAGTCGTTTTGGTTAATGGATTAACAAGTAAAAAAGGTAAAAAATTTGATGCAAATTTACGATATGAAAAAAACTCTGAAAACGACTATTATAGTTGGAAGATGGAGTTCGATAAATAGTATTGGTATAGATAGAGATGGGTTAGTAAAAAACCCATCTTTTTTATTAAACTTAATAAAAGTTATGTATACAAGTTATGTAGAATTTTATAGAATTAAGGTAATAAAAGAAATGGAGTAAGCGCACACATGATCGAAAAATTTATCAATGAATTAGAAAGACAAGGATTGTCTAAAAATACGATTAAGAGCTATGTATTTGACATTGTTCAGTTTTACGACTGGTTAAAAAGTAAGGAACTGGACCCCAAAATAACAGAAGAAGTGCTAACTGAATACACAATATTTTTATATACCAAATATAGTGAAAATACTGTTTTGAGGAAAATTAAGAGTGTCACTCGGTATAAC
This genomic stretch from Metabacillus sp. B2-18 harbors:
- a CDS encoding type IA DNA topoisomerase produces the protein MSKTLILTEKPSVAKNIADALKIKSRQDGYFEGNDYIITWAFGHLLQLFDAKDYDEKMAKWRTENFPFIPDKFRYKVKSNQKNRDKEDLGAKKQLKIIYSLIKRNDVTNLISACDYDREGQIIGDTILYKIRHGKKVYRLLLNEWTPNEILKGLNNIISNDEMIPLRNAGIGRQWADWTIGINLTSMATLKYQEGKGQALNIGRVLLPTLKIIYDRDKEIENFVPEDYFKLKALFATLSGSEYEGIYHLNNEDKFKDKQILMDIHSLLSGKEGAVSEKNVEKKNEYPPYLFNLSNLQGFITNKYQGWTSDKVLRISQSLYEKKLITYPRTSSNFLDESLVERAENVLNVLKKGLPYESELRFTRTKRVFNNEKVESHSAIIPTYLVPKSLTKDEMIVYNAVKNRFLMQFMPIAEYEETTLTTIVNNVEGEFLSKGRVQLVEGWKKVEEIETKESTLPFVEINENVTVKNHEVTANKTKPPKYHTEKTLLRVMETCGKKYDDSDDNEIMNSILNGFSIGTPATRAETIKKLKDVGYITTHKKYLQCTELGKQLVEMFPVKELFDLGFTGKLEKTLHDIEKGKLRKEEFLNFIFDFTNQAVVKIKEDQGPSLKKIPNKNTYENLGSCPNCKHPVIEGEKGFGCSNWKNGCKFVIWKNDKYLASMKKKPTKTMVKSLLKNGVVLVNGLTSKKGKKFDANLRYEKNSENDYYSWKMEFDK